A region of Armatimonadota bacterium DNA encodes the following proteins:
- a CDS encoding cofactor-independent phosphoglycerate mutase, translating into MKKIILQMDGCSDLPIEELDGKTPMEVARTPNLDQLAARGRVGRTTPAPYDMELGSDIANMSLLGYDPHRYYTGRAPIEAASMGVPVEGRDVAFRVNLVSVDGEKMLDHSGGNLTTEEGRELIEFLSRKVFYNNDTRHLYPGVGYRHLMVWTDGPDDLRCTPPHNIVGQHFVRAMPEGEKDQSIRRKMWDSYEVLLDHPVNQKRVDAGKLPANMIWPWGPGRTPTLPLFSTQHGCQGVMIAAVDLMKGLGKLVGLYTPNVPGATGYVDTNYTGKAEYALSALREGRDFAFIHLEGPDEAGHSGNLEEKILAIERIDKETLGPLLSGMGEMGDFRFLCLPDHSTPIKLRKHDAYDVPFLLFDTQAERSNSLPFDERGMRDTNFVVPEGHHLIDLLFQ; encoded by the coding sequence GTGAAGAAGATCATCCTCCAGATGGACGGGTGTTCCGACCTGCCGATCGAGGAACTGGACGGCAAGACGCCCATGGAGGTCGCCCGCACGCCGAACCTGGACCAACTGGCGGCCCGGGGCCGCGTTGGCCGAACGACGCCGGCGCCGTACGACATGGAACTGGGCAGCGATATCGCTAACATGTCGCTCCTCGGCTACGATCCGCACAGGTATTACACAGGCCGCGCGCCGATTGAAGCCGCAAGCATGGGAGTCCCTGTCGAGGGCCGCGACGTTGCCTTCCGCGTGAACCTCGTGAGCGTGGACGGCGAGAAGATGCTGGACCATTCCGGGGGCAACCTCACCACGGAAGAGGGCAGGGAACTGATCGAGTTCCTCTCGCGGAAGGTGTTCTACAACAACGACACGCGCCATCTCTATCCGGGCGTGGGCTACCGGCACCTGATGGTGTGGACGGACGGGCCTGACGATCTCCGCTGCACGCCGCCGCACAACATCGTGGGGCAGCATTTCGTGCGTGCCATGCCGGAAGGCGAAAAGGACCAGTCGATCCGCCGCAAGATGTGGGACTCGTACGAGGTCCTTCTGGATCACCCGGTCAACCAGAAACGTGTCGATGCGGGAAAACTGCCCGCCAATATGATCTGGCCGTGGGGGCCGGGACGGACGCCGACCCTGCCGCTCTTCAGCACCCAGCACGGCTGCCAGGGCGTCATGATCGCCGCTGTGGACCTGATGAAGGGTCTGGGCAAACTCGTCGGGCTGTATACGCCCAACGTCCCCGGCGCCACCGGCTACGTGGACACCAATTACACCGGCAAAGCGGAGTACGCATTGAGCGCCCTCCGGGAGGGCCGCGATTTCGCGTTCATCCATCTCGAGGGTCCCGATGAGGCCGGCCATAGCGGAAACCTCGAAGAGAAAATCCTGGCCATCGAACGCATCGACAAGGAGACGCTCGGTCCGCTGTTGAGCGGCATGGGCGAGATGGGCGATTTCCGATTCCTGTGCCTCCCTGACCACAGCACTCCGATAAAGCTTCGCAAGCACGACGCCTACGATGTTCCGTTCCTCTTATTCGACACTCAGGCCGAACGTTCCAACAGCCTGCCCTTTGATGAGCGCGGCATGCGCGACACGAACTTCGTGGTGCCCGAAGGCCACCACCTCATTGACCTTCTTTTCCAGTGA
- a CDS encoding carbohydrate ABC transporter permease: protein MQDSSRIQEPVLRPRKRPRTRPSTVVAHIVLLSLAVIFVAPFYWLVVTSLKTDRQIFEVDKWFPQPVMWSNYVRAVHYIPFAQYTFNTLIICFASIFGTVLSCSLVAYSFARIPWKGRDTLFIIVLATLMLPGQVTMIPVFMIFKWLHWIGTYKPLIVPTFFGSAFFVFLLRQFFRSIPAELSESARMDGATELGIYSRIIMPLSKPALATVALFTFIGAWTDFMGPLMYLNDPNKYTLSIGLQQFVSQHGAEWSMLMAASTIMAMPILVLYFLAQKTFVEGITLTGIKG, encoded by the coding sequence ATGCAGGATTCCTCAAGGATTCAGGAACCAGTCCTCCGGCCGCGGAAGAGGCCCCGCACGCGCCCGTCCACCGTCGTTGCGCACATCGTGCTCCTGTCACTCGCCGTCATCTTCGTGGCGCCGTTTTATTGGCTCGTCGTGACTTCGCTGAAGACGGACCGGCAGATATTCGAGGTGGACAAGTGGTTCCCGCAGCCCGTGATGTGGAGCAACTACGTTCGGGCGGTTCACTATATCCCGTTCGCCCAATATACCTTCAACACGCTCATCATCTGTTTCGCCAGCATCTTCGGCACCGTTCTTTCGTGTTCACTCGTCGCCTACAGCTTCGCGCGAATCCCCTGGAAGGGACGCGACACCCTTTTCATCATCGTCCTCGCAACGCTTATGCTGCCCGGCCAGGTGACGATGATCCCGGTGTTTATGATCTTCAAATGGCTTCACTGGATCGGCACGTATAAGCCGCTCATCGTGCCAACCTTCTTCGGAAGCGCCTTTTTCGTCTTTCTGCTGCGCCAGTTTTTCCGGTCCATCCCCGCGGAACTCAGCGAGTCCGCGCGCATGGATGGAGCAACGGAACTGGGGATTTACAGCCGGATCATCATGCCGCTCAGCAAGCCGGCGCTTGCTACCGTGGCCCTCTTCACCTTTATCGGGGCGTGGACCGACTTCATGGGCCCGCTCATGTATCTGAACGACCCGAACAAGTATACACTCAGCATCGGCCTCCAGCAGTTCGTGAGTCAGCACGGCGCTGAGTGGAGCATGCTCATGGCCGCCAGCACGATTATGGCAATGCCCATCCTCGTGCTTTACTTCCTTGCACAGAAGACCTTCGTGGAAGGCATTACGCTTACCGGAATTAAGGGCTGA
- a CDS encoding phosphoribosylaminoimidazolesuccinocarboxamide synthase, producing the protein MDNSIVLQTDLPFSVFRRGKVRDVYDLGDELLLIASDRISAFDCVMPNGIPDKGRVLTQTSLFWFRTLDAAKPNHVVGEWNDVCGRYGAKPDPSLAGRAIVGVKTQGLPIECVVRGYISGSLWKEYSTAVKAAPGKPVLLHGYELPPDLRESDRLPEPIFTPATKAEEGHDINISYAQAAEIVGEDVAAEVRARSLGLYNAAADYARTRGIIIADTKFEFGTKDGAIILIDEILTPDSSRFWPADSYEPGHGQPSYDKQFTRDYLETLDWDKTPPAPELPAEIVEKTAAKYREAYERLTGRPLS; encoded by the coding sequence ATGGATAACTCAATCGTTCTTCAGACTGACCTCCCATTTTCGGTCTTTCGGCGCGGCAAGGTGCGCGATGTGTACGACCTCGGCGACGAACTCCTTCTGATCGCCTCGGACCGCATCTCGGCGTTTGACTGCGTGATGCCCAACGGCATACCGGACAAAGGCCGCGTCCTCACTCAGACTTCGCTTTTCTGGTTCAGAACGCTGGACGCCGCGAAGCCGAACCACGTTGTGGGCGAATGGAACGACGTTTGCGGCCGATACGGCGCAAAGCCGGACCCGTCGCTCGCCGGGCGCGCGATCGTGGGCGTCAAGACCCAGGGCCTCCCCATCGAGTGCGTTGTCCGCGGATACATCAGCGGCAGCCTGTGGAAGGAATACTCCACGGCGGTCAAAGCCGCGCCCGGCAAGCCCGTGCTGCTCCACGGCTATGAGCTTCCGCCGGACCTTCGCGAGAGTGACCGGCTGCCGGAGCCCATTTTCACCCCCGCGACAAAGGCCGAGGAAGGTCACGACATCAACATCAGCTACGCGCAGGCGGCCGAAATCGTCGGAGAAGACGTTGCCGCCGAGGTCCGCGCGCGCAGCCTCGGATTGTACAACGCCGCCGCCGACTACGCCCGGACCCGGGGGATCATCATCGCCGACACCAAATTCGAATTCGGGACGAAGGACGGCGCAATCATCCTCATCGACGAGATACTCACGCCGGATTCGTCGCGATTCTGGCCGGCGGATTCGTACGAGCCCGGCCATGGCCAGCCAAGTTACGACAAACAATTCACACGGGACTACCTGGAGACGCTGGACTGGGACAAAACGCCGCCCGCCCCTGAACTGCCGGCCGAAATTGTGGAGAAGACCGCCGCGAAATACCGCGAGGCGTACGAACGCCTGACGGGAAGGCCGCTTTCGTGA
- a CDS encoding sugar ABC transporter permease produces MRQETGVRRQDAVRKRTGTQERRNLRNGLLFASPWIIGFLVFTAYPLLASLYYSFCSYSGLCAPHWIGLDNYRQMFFEDDVFWKSLWNTMYMVVFALPLGLIAALGLALLLNQKVRGITIYRTIYYLPSLVPAVASAILWLWLFNPEIGLINTVLGKFGIPGPAWLGDPIWAKPAMVLMGVWGAGGGVIIYLAGLQDVPTSLYEAAALDGAGVWSKFWHVTLPMISPIIFFNLIMGIIGMFQYFTQAYVMTKGGPQDSTMFYALHLFMGAFVDWKMGYASAMAWVLFAITLVCSLVVMKSSARWVYYGGGD; encoded by the coding sequence TTGAGGCAGGAGACAGGAGTCAGGAGGCAGGACGCTGTCCGGAAACGAACCGGCACCCAGGAGCGGCGCAATCTGCGCAACGGCCTCCTGTTTGCGTCGCCGTGGATCATCGGTTTCCTCGTGTTCACCGCCTATCCGCTCCTGGCGTCACTGTATTACAGTTTCTGCAGTTACAGCGGGTTATGCGCACCGCACTGGATCGGCCTGGACAACTACCGCCAGATGTTCTTCGAGGACGACGTCTTCTGGAAATCGCTCTGGAACACGATGTACATGGTCGTCTTCGCGCTTCCGCTGGGCCTTATCGCTGCCCTGGGGCTTGCGTTGCTTCTCAACCAGAAGGTTCGGGGGATCACGATCTACCGGACCATCTACTACCTTCCGAGCCTCGTTCCGGCCGTGGCGTCCGCCATCCTCTGGCTGTGGTTGTTCAACCCCGAGATCGGCCTGATCAACACGGTACTTGGCAAGTTCGGCATCCCGGGGCCGGCGTGGCTTGGCGACCCGATCTGGGCGAAGCCCGCGATGGTGTTGATGGGCGTGTGGGGCGCCGGCGGCGGCGTCATCATCTACCTTGCCGGCCTGCAGGACGTCCCCACGTCGCTCTATGAGGCCGCCGCGCTGGACGGGGCCGGCGTCTGGAGCAAATTCTGGCACGTAACGCTGCCCATGATCTCGCCGATCATCTTCTTCAACCTCATCATGGGCATCATCGGAATGTTCCAGTACTTCACGCAAGCCTACGTGATGACCAAGGGAGGCCCGCAGGACTCGACGATGTTCTACGCCCTTCACCTGTTCATGGGCGCCTTCGTGGACTGGAAGATGGGCTATGCCAGCGCGATGGCCTGGGTGCTGTTCGCGATTACGCTGGTCTGCTCGCTTGTGGTGATGAAGAGCAGCGCGCGGTGGGTCTATTACGGAGGGGGCGACTGA
- a CDS encoding extracellular solute-binding protein: MATRRLGILVAASLLLTALFASGCGGPKRGGPVEVVYWTGWSGFELDLIQKMVDEFNAGNPGIHVRVLSVFGSYEKVRIAFAGGDVPDVCSAVWSDELAGYAMRGALTPLDEYFKASGRRPDEWVPGAWKMQQYHNHTWGLLGTLTANFIVYNKAGFEAKGLKPPTNLAEWAKVNSALMIRNSRGGYKQYGMRPSSLLDWAYIFGGHWFEPETGKVTATDPRNVAALRFLQDFAEKNDIRRMEVFESTFGSQQTPSGPFFTGKQQMMPTGPWIAQFIDRYAPKGFRYDAFAYPAPAGGRPDCTTLNASVFVIPAASRHKQEAWTFLNWFLSPKQNKRFCVGISNGSPLKVVAASPEIQSQKLLRFSAEIAGGPNAFGPPQMPIWQMYIAEIQRAEDKAVHGGGDPATLLKAVQVKIEKELKRAQLEAVY, translated from the coding sequence ATGGCCACGCGACGTTTAGGAATTCTTGTTGCGGCATCCCTCCTTCTGACGGCACTGTTCGCGTCAGGCTGCGGCGGTCCCAAACGGGGCGGCCCGGTCGAGGTCGTCTATTGGACGGGTTGGAGCGGGTTCGAACTCGACCTCATCCAGAAGATGGTCGACGAGTTCAACGCCGGGAACCCCGGCATCCACGTTCGCGTGCTCAGCGTCTTCGGTTCGTACGAGAAGGTGCGTATCGCGTTCGCGGGTGGAGATGTCCCGGATGTGTGCTCGGCGGTGTGGTCGGACGAACTGGCCGGCTATGCGATGCGCGGCGCCCTCACGCCGTTGGACGAGTACTTCAAAGCCAGCGGCCGGCGGCCGGACGAATGGGTGCCCGGCGCGTGGAAGATGCAGCAGTACCACAACCACACCTGGGGGCTCCTGGGCACGCTCACGGCGAATTTCATCGTATACAACAAGGCCGGATTTGAGGCGAAGGGCCTGAAACCGCCGACCAACCTTGCGGAGTGGGCGAAGGTCAATTCTGCGCTGATGATCCGGAACTCCAGGGGCGGATACAAGCAGTACGGGATGCGCCCGTCGAGCCTCCTCGATTGGGCCTACATTTTCGGCGGACACTGGTTTGAACCCGAGACGGGGAAGGTGACGGCTACGGACCCGCGAAATGTGGCGGCGCTTCGGTTTCTCCAGGATTTCGCAGAGAAGAACGATATCCGACGCATGGAGGTGTTCGAAAGCACTTTCGGCAGCCAGCAGACCCCGTCCGGCCCCTTTTTCACCGGAAAGCAGCAGATGATGCCGACCGGACCGTGGATCGCCCAATTCATCGACCGGTACGCGCCGAAGGGTTTCCGCTACGATGCTTTCGCCTATCCCGCGCCAGCGGGCGGACGGCCGGACTGCACTACCCTGAACGCCAGCGTTTTCGTCATCCCGGCGGCTTCGCGCCACAAGCAAGAAGCGTGGACGTTCCTCAACTGGTTCCTGAGCCCGAAGCAAAACAAACGATTCTGCGTGGGAATCAGCAACGGCTCTCCGCTGAAGGTTGTGGCAGCATCGCCCGAAATCCAGAGCCAGAAACTGCTGCGCTTCTCGGCGGAGATCGCGGGCGGCCCCAACGCGTTCGGGCCGCCGCAGATGCCAATCTGGCAGATGTACATCGCCGAGATTCAGCGCGCTGAGGACAAAGCCGTGCACGGGGGAGGCGATCCGGCGACGCTGCTGAAGGCGGTACAGGTGAAGATCGAGAAAGAACTCAAGCGCGCTCAGTTGGAGGCGGTCTATTGA
- a CDS encoding glycoside hydrolase family 38 C-terminal domain-containing protein — MKKAILVLMLGVLPGTLCHAAPPPDWKPPARSAYDITKDKVLYEVGYAHLDTQWRWTYLDTIRDYIPRTLNDNFTLFDKYPDYTFSFTGSNRYQMMKEYYPASYARLKQYIDLGRWHVAGSSVEENDVNTPSAESIIRQILYGNHYFRREFGTESVDYQLPDCFGFPWSLPSILAHCGLKGFATQKLTWGSAVGIPFAVGRWYGPDGRYITSALDPGGYGSTITSDQSNSSSELTRINNLGASSGIFVDYRYFGTGDVGGAPTDGSAQYEQTSVRGTGPVTVVSAPSDWMFRDLSPAQTAAMPSYTGDLLLTQHSAGSITSQAYMKRWNRKNELLADAAERAAVTADWLGGATYPLGFMNETWRLILGAQFHDILPGTSLPKAYEYSWNDETVALNRSAGVLTDSVGAITRALDTTATGVPVVVYNPLSIAREDVVQATVQFPATPAAVRVYGPNGVEAPSQLVSAADGKVTVLFLARVPSVGAATYDVRPADLPTAISTGLSVTSNTLENQRYRVTLDTNGDVSSILDKPNNRQMLSGPARLALKYEQPADWPAWNIDWADQSAPPIGYVTGPATVRIVENGPVRVALEVTRQTGSSKFVQVIRLAASAAGNRVEFDNTINWNERKTTLKTEFSLAVSNLNATYNMGLGTVQRSTNNSVKYEVPSHEWFDLTNTTGDYGVSVLEDCKIGSDKPDDHTLRLTLIRTPGANSYTDEATQDVGRHRVLYALEGHSGDWRNGNTQWEAARLNQPLMAFQADPHAGSAGRSFSLLSVNSSQVRIVAVKRAEDSDEIIVRLQEMSGSPANVTLSAAAPIVSAREVTGQEDALGPIAITNGVFSVSLGAYSPRAFAIRLGAPTTKLVPPASRPLALPYDIQALGYDGTAVAKGMDGNGYTYPAELFPSTIDRAGVKFRLARSAPGARTALSCQGQTIPLPTGRFGKIYLLAASANGDTTGTFRVGGKVTPLTVQNWSGYVGQWDNRLWSPPAGSPNLPPLDGGIYGLQAAYIKRDPIAYAATHRHTAAGANDYYQYAYVFEYALDVPAGAHSITLPNAPNIVVFAMTAASNTNDGSVPAQPLYDTFDYADSTPTLNPSSGTFTDAVQVAVIPSLYDTTATLRYTTDGSTPASSSPAYASPIWLTRQTTLSVQAFHGSTPVGNVVSGVYTVNDTTAPRITGVSALAGSTLIQVAFSEPVSAATASVKTNYQIPGLTIQSATPSSDGLTVDLAVTPAPVGGSNYALKINNVKDQSAAGNTLNMTTGYPFTAASPVISVSGGSSASAPSVQPSGFTVTVTGAPAPTAGPHGTALSFNGSNDAITVNDQSSLNPTAAITLSAWINATNWAGNRRVLQKGSSDNQYRFLAETGLFKFDLTGVGTVTCALPSTGAWHYMAGTWDGKTMRLYVDGVVTAQASATGSIAVTNNSLNFGTKTTSAPGGDHFLGLLADVRVYNQAVSASHIRTLAGL; from the coding sequence ATGAAAAAGGCCATTCTTGTTTTGATGCTTGGTGTTCTGCCCGGCACGCTCTGCCATGCCGCGCCGCCGCCCGACTGGAAACCGCCCGCACGCAGCGCCTACGACATCACGAAGGACAAAGTCCTTTACGAAGTGGGCTATGCGCATCTGGACACTCAATGGCGGTGGACATATCTGGACACGATTCGGGATTACATCCCGAGGACGTTGAACGATAATTTCACGCTGTTCGACAAGTACCCGGACTACACCTTCTCATTCACCGGTTCCAACCGATACCAGATGATGAAGGAATATTACCCGGCCAGTTACGCGCGGCTGAAGCAGTACATCGATCTGGGACGCTGGCACGTCGCCGGTTCTTCGGTCGAGGAAAACGACGTCAACACACCTTCGGCCGAATCGATTATCCGTCAGATCCTCTACGGCAATCACTACTTCCGCCGGGAGTTTGGTACCGAGAGCGTTGACTACCAGCTCCCCGACTGCTTCGGTTTCCCCTGGTCGTTGCCATCCATCCTGGCGCATTGCGGCCTGAAGGGGTTTGCGACTCAGAAGCTGACCTGGGGCTCCGCGGTGGGCATTCCGTTCGCGGTCGGCCGATGGTACGGCCCGGACGGCCGGTACATTACGTCCGCGCTTGACCCGGGCGGCTACGGCTCGACGATAACGTCGGATCAGAGCAATTCTTCCTCAGAGCTCACGCGGATCAATAATCTGGGCGCATCATCCGGCATCTTCGTGGACTATCGCTACTTCGGAACCGGAGACGTGGGGGGCGCGCCGACGGACGGATCGGCGCAGTACGAGCAAACGTCGGTCCGGGGAACGGGGCCCGTCACGGTAGTGTCCGCGCCTTCCGACTGGATGTTCAGGGATCTGTCGCCCGCTCAGACCGCCGCGATGCCGAGTTACACGGGGGATCTGCTCCTCACGCAGCATTCCGCCGGTTCCATCACGTCGCAGGCGTACATGAAGCGCTGGAACCGCAAGAACGAACTGCTGGCCGATGCGGCGGAACGCGCCGCTGTCACAGCGGACTGGCTGGGCGGAGCGACCTACCCGCTGGGGTTCATGAACGAGACCTGGCGGCTCATCCTTGGCGCTCAGTTCCACGACATCCTGCCCGGCACGAGCCTACCGAAGGCGTACGAATACTCATGGAACGACGAGACCGTCGCGTTGAACCGGTCCGCGGGAGTGCTTACCGATTCAGTGGGAGCCATCACCCGCGCGCTGGACACGACGGCGACCGGCGTACCGGTGGTTGTCTACAACCCGCTGTCCATCGCGCGTGAAGACGTAGTGCAGGCAACGGTTCAGTTTCCAGCGACACCGGCCGCCGTCCGGGTTTACGGCCCCAACGGTGTCGAGGCGCCCTCGCAACTGGTCAGCGCAGCGGACGGCAAGGTCACCGTGCTGTTTCTCGCCCGGGTACCGAGCGTTGGCGCCGCGACGTACGACGTGCGCCCGGCCGACCTGCCAACGGCCATCTCCACAGGGTTGAGCGTGACATCCAACACGCTTGAGAATCAGCGTTACCGGGTAACCCTCGACACAAATGGAGACGTCTCGTCCATCCTCGACAAACCGAACAACCGGCAGATGCTGTCCGGCCCAGCGCGCCTCGCGCTCAAATACGAGCAGCCCGCGGATTGGCCCGCGTGGAATATCGATTGGGCCGACCAAAGCGCTCCACCGATCGGATATGTGACCGGCCCCGCAACCGTTCGCATCGTAGAAAACGGCCCTGTGCGCGTTGCCCTTGAAGTAACGCGACAGACGGGCAGTTCGAAATTCGTCCAGGTGATCCGCCTGGCCGCGAGCGCCGCGGGAAACCGGGTGGAGTTCGACAACACCATCAATTGGAACGAGCGCAAAACCACGTTGAAGACCGAGTTCTCGCTGGCGGTCTCCAACTTGAACGCCACGTACAATATGGGTCTCGGCACCGTCCAGCGGTCGACCAACAACTCGGTGAAATACGAGGTGCCCTCGCACGAGTGGTTCGATCTCACCAACACGACCGGCGACTACGGTGTCTCCGTGCTGGAAGACTGCAAAATCGGCTCTGACAAGCCGGACGATCACACACTGCGGCTGACGCTGATCAGGACTCCCGGCGCCAATTCCTATACCGATGAGGCCACACAGGACGTGGGCCGGCACCGGGTCCTCTATGCCCTGGAGGGACACTCGGGCGATTGGCGCAACGGAAATACCCAGTGGGAAGCGGCCCGGCTCAACCAGCCCCTGATGGCATTCCAGGCCGATCCGCATGCGGGCAGCGCAGGCCGGTCCTTCTCGCTCCTGAGCGTCAATTCCTCCCAAGTCAGGATCGTGGCCGTAAAGAGGGCGGAAGACAGCGATGAGATCATCGTCCGTCTTCAGGAGATGAGCGGATCGCCCGCCAACGTGACGCTTTCCGCTGCTGCGCCAATCGTCTCGGCGCGTGAAGTCACGGGACAGGAAGACGCGCTCGGTCCGATCGCGATCACGAACGGCGTATTCAGCGTCTCGTTGGGCGCTTACAGCCCCAGAGCGTTCGCGATCCGTCTTGGTGCTCCGACAACGAAACTGGTACCGCCCGCCAGCAGACCGCTGGCTCTGCCGTATGACATCCAGGCGCTGGGTTACGATGGAACCGCGGTCGCCAAGGGGATGGACGGCAACGGGTACACCTACCCCGCCGAACTATTCCCTTCGACAATCGACAGGGCAGGGGTCAAGTTCCGCCTGGCGCGGTCCGCGCCAGGCGCCCGGACCGCGCTTTCCTGTCAGGGACAGACCATCCCTCTGCCAACGGGCCGGTTCGGAAAGATATACCTCCTCGCCGCTTCCGCAAATGGGGACACCACGGGCACTTTCCGCGTCGGCGGAAAGGTGACGCCGCTCACGGTTCAGAACTGGAGCGGATACGTTGGCCAATGGGACAACCGTCTGTGGTCGCCGCCGGCCGGGTCGCCGAACCTGCCGCCGCTTGACGGCGGTATCTACGGCCTGCAGGCTGCCTACATCAAGCGCGATCCGATCGCTTACGCGGCCACACACCGGCATACCGCGGCCGGGGCGAATGACTACTACCAGTACGCCTACGTCTTCGAGTACGCATTGGACGTACCCGCGGGCGCGCACAGCATCACCCTCCCGAACGCCCCGAACATCGTGGTTTTCGCCATGACCGCGGCTTCGAACACCAACGATGGTTCCGTTCCGGCGCAGCCGCTGTATGACACATTCGATTACGCGGACTCTACACCCACCCTCAATCCCTCGTCCGGCACTTTCACCGACGCCGTGCAGGTGGCTGTGATCCCGTCCCTCTACGACACCACGGCAACCCTTCGATACACGACGGACGGCTCGACACCCGCGTCGTCATCCCCTGCTTACGCTTCGCCCATCTGGCTCACGCGGCAAACCACGCTGAGCGTACAGGCTTTCCATGGCTCCACGCCAGTCGGAAACGTTGTCTCTGGCGTCTACACGGTGAATGACACCACGGCGCCGCGAATCACCGGTGTGTCCGCGTTGGCGGGATCGACACTCATCCAGGTTGCGTTCTCCGAACCTGTCTCGGCTGCGACAGCCTCGGTGAAGACCAACTATCAGATACCCGGGCTCACGATTCAGAGCGCCACCCCGTCATCCGATGGACTCACCGTTGACCTGGCCGTGACTCCCGCTCCGGTGGGGGGCTCGAACTATGCGCTGAAGATCAACAACGTGAAGGACCAGTCCGCCGCCGGAAACACGCTCAATATGACCACCGGGTACCCGTTCACGGCCGCCTCACCGGTCATCAGTGTCTCCGGAGGCTCCAGTGCGAGCGCTCCGAGCGTTCAGCCGTCCGGATTCACGGTCACGGTCACCGGCGCCCCCGCTCCGACGGCGGGTCCCCACGGCACCGCGCTCTCGTTCAACGGTTCCAACGACGCGATCACCGTCAACGACCAGTCTTCGCTCAACCCGACCGCGGCGATCACGCTTTCGGCGTGGATCAATGCGACCAACTGGGCCGGGAACCGGCGCGTGCTCCAGAAGGGCTCATCGGACAACCAGTATCGGTTCCTCGCCGAGACCGGGCTGTTCAAATTCGACCTGACCGGCGTGGGCACCGTAACGTGTGCGTTGCCATCAACCGGCGCCTGGCACTACATGGCCGGAACCTGGGACGGCAAGACCATGCGCCTCTACGTCGATGGTGTCGTTACGGCGCAGGCTTCCGCGACCGGATCGATCGCCGTAACCAACAACTCCCTGAACTTCGGGACGAAGACTACTTCGGCCCCGGGCGGCGATCATTTCCTCGGGCTTCTCGCCGACGTGCGAGTGTATAACCAGGCCGTCTCGGCAAGCCATATCCGGACCCTCGCCGGACTCTGA
- a CDS encoding prepilin-type N-terminal cleavage/methylation domain-containing protein produces MKTLARRSRRGAGFTLIELLVVIAIIAILAAILFPVFAKARERAKMIACLSNTKQLANALHMYLDDNDGRLMYNPYAPTDNPGGRQANFIVCLEPYVKSTDVWACPSITLKTSNAYVPHKTYWIPTDYPVDLTKYKNVGYSYNEPMIGWGGRSQTPGAGKGSPALITKVRSPSDVGIFGDGEFPYSYGIWVNNNGGFKDEVGKYDGVTGYVYWPWSTPPPNDGGWFYGLTRHMGGNNFVYLDGHAGYSKPVKCNPSGSQPYQYGYYPKVRVL; encoded by the coding sequence ATGAAAACACTCGCAAGACGTTCCCGGCGCGGAGCCGGTTTCACACTCATCGAATTGCTGGTAGTGATCGCGATCATCGCGATCCTGGCGGCGATCCTCTTCCCGGTATTCGCGAAGGCCCGCGAACGCGCCAAAATGATCGCCTGCCTTTCCAACACGAAACAGCTGGCCAATGCCCTTCATATGTACCTGGATGATAACGACGGACGGCTGATGTATAATCCGTATGCCCCGACGGACAACCCCGGCGGAAGGCAGGCGAATTTTATCGTTTGCCTTGAACCATACGTGAAATCCACCGACGTGTGGGCCTGCCCGAGCATCACCCTGAAAACCTCCAATGCGTATGTACCACACAAGACCTACTGGATCCCGACAGACTACCCGGTCGACCTGACCAAGTACAAGAACGTGGGCTACTCTTACAACGAGCCCATGATAGGATGGGGCGGCCGCAGCCAGACGCCTGGAGCCGGCAAAGGCTCGCCCGCGCTCATCACCAAGGTGAGATCTCCGTCCGATGTTGGCATCTTTGGCGACGGCGAGTTCCCTTATTCCTACGGTATCTGGGTCAACAACAACGGCGGCTTCAAAGACGAAGTCGGGAAATATGACGGCGTGACCGGTTATGTCTACTGGCCCTGGTCCACACCTCCGCCCAATGATGGCGGGTGGTTCTACGGCCTGACGCGCCACATGGGCGGAAACAATTTCGTGTATCTGGATGGCCACGCCGGCTACAGCAAACCGGTGAAATGCAACCCAAGCGGAAGCCAGCCGTACCAGTACGGCTATTACCCGAAGGTCCGCGTGCTGTAG